From Sediminibacterium sp. TEGAF015, a single genomic window includes:
- a CDS encoding DUF6132 family protein, protein MKKWLNNNKLYLIGSFVGAIAGYIYWQQVGCVTGTCTITSKPLNSTLYGSLMGALLFGMLKKEDKTESNQA, encoded by the coding sequence ATGAAGAAGTGGTTAAATAATAATAAGCTTTACTTAATTGGCAGCTTTGTGGGTGCCATTGCTGGTTATATATACTGGCAGCAAGTAGGATGTGTAACAGGTACATGTACCATTACTTCTAAGCCATTGAATAGTACTTTGTATGGCTCTTTGATGGGTGCATTGCTATTTGGAATGTTAAAGAAAGAAGACAAGACAGAATCCAATCAAGCTTAA
- the trxA gene encoding thioredoxin, which produces MTFNEMIQSDKPVLVDFFAEWCGPCKMMSPILKEVKDSLGDAVTIIKVDVDKNPQAAAAYQVQGVPTLIVFKNGKPLWRQSGVVPKNGLINILQQFK; this is translated from the coding sequence ATGACTTTTAATGAAATGATACAATCGGATAAGCCTGTTCTGGTAGACTTTTTTGCAGAATGGTGTGGCCCCTGTAAAATGATGTCACCAATTTTAAAAGAGGTGAAAGACAGTTTAGGAGATGCCGTAACCATTATTAAAGTGGATGTAGATAAAAATCCTCAGGCGGCTGCAGCTTATCAGGTTCAAGGTGTACCAACACTGATTGTTTTTAAAAACGGGAAACCTTTATGGAGACAAAGTGGTGTAGTCCCCAAAAATGGATTAATCAATATTCTTCAACAATTTAAATAA
- a CDS encoding rhodanese-like domain-containing protein, with protein MGIFDMLFGGNTNTADLKALINEGAFLVDVRTPGEFADGHVKGSVNIPLDNITKEIAKFKDKKNIIVFCRSGNRSGMAKSLLEQQGISNVVNGGTWQHVAQFVQ; from the coding sequence ATGGGCATTTTTGATATGCTTTTTGGCGGTAATACTAATACTGCAGATTTAAAAGCACTAATAAACGAAGGGGCATTTTTAGTAGATGTTAGAACACCTGGTGAATTTGCTGATGGACATGTGAAAGGTTCTGTAAATATTCCATTGGATAACATCACTAAGGAAATAGCCAAATTCAAAGACAAGAAGAATATTATTGTTTTTTGCAGAAGCGGTAATAGAAGTGGAATGGCTAAATCGCTTTTGGAGCAGCAAGGAATAAGCAATGTTGTGAATGGCGGTACCTGGCAGCATGTTGCACAATTTGTTCAATAA
- a CDS encoding universal stress protein, translating to METLKILIPTDFSVQVEYAYIMVQKLAAKINVDVHFLHVLSVPDTVSMDAEGRISTCGEIDVKYIEQQVSIANRNLLSLKSHYGEAIQTHLQLGKVTDTIIQFATEQHFDLIVMGTKGAWGIKEKVSGTETQMIARKSQVPLLSLMCDRSDLAINHLLLVHDFSSPKAENLTLMHKILNAFNPTLHLLQIVSGEKSTNTDSIEANMKQFASFNCIDKFECHVISDTDVENGVIHFNQMHNMDMICIGTHGKGGILHQSAMEKMVNHLFKPIISFQLK from the coding sequence ATGGAAACTTTAAAAATTTTAATACCAACTGATTTTTCAGTCCAGGTAGAATACGCATATATAATGGTGCAAAAGCTTGCTGCGAAAATTAATGTTGATGTACATTTTTTACATGTTTTGTCTGTGCCTGATACTGTTTCGATGGATGCAGAAGGTAGAATTTCTACCTGTGGTGAAATTGATGTAAAGTATATTGAACAACAGGTATCAATTGCCAACCGAAATTTGTTGTCATTGAAAAGCCATTACGGTGAAGCTATACAAACACACTTGCAGCTTGGGAAGGTTACTGACACCATCATACAATTTGCTACTGAACAGCATTTTGATCTAATAGTCATGGGGACAAAAGGAGCCTGGGGGATTAAAGAAAAAGTTTCCGGTACTGAAACCCAGATGATTGCCAGGAAATCTCAAGTTCCTTTATTATCCTTGATGTGTGATCGGTCCGATTTGGCGATAAACCATTTATTATTGGTGCATGATTTTTCTAGCCCTAAAGCGGAGAATTTAACACTTATGCATAAAATATTAAATGCTTTTAATCCAACATTACATTTGCTTCAAATTGTATCTGGAGAAAAAAGTACAAATACGGATAGCATTGAGGCCAATATGAAACAATTTGCGTCGTTCAATTGCATAGACAAATTTGAATGTCATGTTATCAGCGACACTGATGTTGAAAATGGGGTTATTCATTTTAATCAAATGCACAACATGGATATGATTTGCATTGGAACACATGGTAAAGGAGGTATACTTCATCAGAGTGCAATGGAAAAAATGGTGAATCATTTATTCAAACCCATTATCTCATTTCAACTTAAATAA
- a CDS encoding YeeE/YedE family protein: MKEIITQTWSWWFSGAMIASIMFFLLYFGQSFGFSSNLRTICAAAGLGKKTKFFDFNWKAQLWNIVFLLGSIIGGYIASNFLSAGGPVEISASTIEDLGKMGIAAPTSLQPNELFSWDAVFSLKGFLILAFGGLMVGFGSRYAGGCTSGHAISGLSNLQLPSLIAVIGFFIGGLLMTHLILPLIL, encoded by the coding sequence ATGAAAGAAATAATAACGCAAACATGGTCATGGTGGTTTTCCGGAGCAATGATTGCTTCCATCATGTTTTTCCTTTTGTATTTTGGTCAATCCTTTGGCTTTTCTTCTAATTTAAGAACCATTTGTGCTGCGGCAGGTCTTGGGAAGAAAACCAAGTTTTTCGATTTTAACTGGAAAGCACAGTTATGGAATATTGTTTTTCTGTTGGGTTCCATAATTGGCGGATATATCGCATCCAATTTTTTATCTGCCGGTGGTCCTGTTGAGATTTCTGCATCCACTATAGAGGATCTTGGTAAAATGGGTATTGCCGCACCAACTTCCTTACAGCCCAATGAATTATTTAGCTGGGATGCGGTATTTAGCCTCAAAGGGTTTTTAATTCTTGCTTTTGGCGGATTGATGGTGGGGTTCGGTTCCAGATATGCTGGCGGCTGTACCTCAGGACATGCAATCAGCGGTCTTAGCAACCTGCAGTTACCCTCTTTAATTGCCGTTATCGGTTTTTTTATTGGAGGACTTTTAATGACCCATTTAATTCTGCCGCTTATTTTATAA
- a CDS encoding YeeE/YedE family protein, which translates to MKFLKFLLLGIVFGIVMAKSEAISWFRIQEMFRFQAFHMYGIIGTAVTLGVLGVALIKKFKIRDFHGNPILFFPKDKSVARYLIGGTIFGLGWALSGACPGPMVVNIGYGFLSMIVVFFFAIVGTYLYGVIMKKLPH; encoded by the coding sequence ATGAAGTTTTTAAAATTTTTATTACTGGGAATTGTATTTGGAATTGTGATGGCCAAATCAGAAGCCATTTCTTGGTTCAGAATTCAGGAAATGTTTCGCTTTCAGGCATTCCATATGTATGGGATTATTGGAACAGCAGTTACACTTGGTGTGCTTGGTGTTGCATTGATCAAAAAATTTAAAATCAGGGATTTTCATGGAAACCCGATTTTGTTTTTCCCAAAGGATAAGTCAGTTGCCAGGTACTTGATTGGTGGTACGATATTCGGATTGGGCTGGGCTCTAAGTGGTGCATGCCCTGGTCCAATGGTTGTGAATATTGGATATGGATTCTTATCAATGATTGTTGTTTTCTTTTTTGCCATTGTAGGTACATATTTATATGGTGTTATTATGAAGAAACTGCCTCATTAA
- a CDS encoding c-type cytochrome, producing the protein MENNPQSSKEQGLIKMIQRMLNLIIVLVLFIVLLPLVFYNADNIKDWFSSDNAKAVTPAVPQSDKLEAKKIASVETYWQPVAMDLVADAAEKELVYYGRDLIAHTAKYLGPNGSVTQISNGQNCQNCHLQAGTMAFGNNYGSVASTYPKFRARSGTTENIYKRVNDCFERSLNGKALDTASKEMQAIVAYINHIGSNVKKGEKAAGSGLKELAFLDRAADPLKGKVIYATKCQSCHQANGEGVLNPDKVEYSFPPLWGKHSFNDGAGLYRITNFAKYVKYNMPLGVTHENPQLADEEAWDVSAYVLSQSRPHIAVPKDWPDIKKKPIDHPFGPYADAFTEKQHKFGPFKPIADKAKK; encoded by the coding sequence ATGGAAAACAATCCTCAAAGCAGTAAAGAGCAGGGGTTAATCAAAATGATTCAGCGTATGTTGAATCTGATTATTGTATTGGTGTTATTCATTGTACTATTACCTCTTGTATTTTACAATGCTGACAATATCAAAGACTGGTTCAGTTCGGATAATGCCAAAGCCGTAACACCTGCTGTTCCACAATCTGATAAGTTAGAAGCAAAAAAAATAGCATCAGTTGAAACTTACTGGCAACCTGTGGCAATGGATCTTGTAGCTGATGCAGCAGAAAAAGAACTAGTTTACTATGGTAGAGATTTGATTGCACATACAGCCAAATATCTTGGGCCAAATGGTTCTGTCACTCAGATTTCAAATGGCCAGAATTGCCAGAATTGTCATCTGCAGGCTGGAACAATGGCTTTTGGAAATAACTATGGATCAGTGGCTTCTACTTATCCAAAATTTAGGGCTAGAAGTGGTACAACAGAAAACATTTACAAACGTGTAAATGATTGTTTTGAAAGAAGTTTGAATGGAAAGGCATTGGACACTGCAAGCAAAGAAATGCAAGCCATTGTAGCTTATATCAATCATATAGGCTCTAACGTTAAAAAAGGAGAAAAAGCCGCTGGATCTGGGTTAAAAGAACTAGCTTTTTTGGATAGAGCTGCCGATCCTTTGAAAGGTAAAGTCATCTATGCAACCAAATGCCAGAGTTGTCATCAAGCGAATGGAGAGGGTGTGCTTAATCCAGATAAAGTTGAATATAGTTTTCCACCTTTGTGGGGTAAGCATAGCTTTAATGATGGCGCAGGGTTGTATCGGATCACCAATTTTGCAAAATATGTTAAATACAATATGCCTTTGGGCGTAACGCATGAAAATCCTCAGCTAGCTGATGAAGAAGCTTGGGATGTTTCTGCATATGTATTGTCTCAATCAAGACCTCATATTGCAGTTCCTAAAGATTGGCCTGATATAAAGAAGAAACCGATTGATCATCCATTTGGTCCTTACGCGGATGCTTTTACTGAAAAGCAACATAAGTTCGGTCCTTTTAAGCCCATTGCAGATAAAGCAAAAAAATAA
- a CDS encoding bifunctional metallophosphatase/5'-nucleotidase, with the protein MSKNRRTFLQQIGVLGTAGLVTASNTAAANSADLANPVEETENTTRQVEGNEIIELTILQTTDVHCQVHPHDELFWENGKAVFRKTGGYAHLATYLSRERKANPHCFLIDTGDMFQGSELSVKTLGKAMVPILNALNYDLYLPGNWEVIYYKKAMQTLLGSLHAPKVCANMYHDLGEGRKGELIFPPYHIWQVNGIKIGFIGYTDPLVPIRQSPNYSKGIIYGQPEENLAYYIDVLRNQEQCAVVMIVAHLGLSQQIHLANQPACAGVDYILGGDTHERVRIPIKCKYAKVVEPGAFGSFVGKLKMRFKAGKLIEEEYTLDEVNASQFKADKKMVSLINQYEEPFSNQIHKIVGYSNIPLFRYFVVENPIDTMILNALHWKLPQVDIVLSNGFRFCPPRTTPDETGNIPITEGFIYDMLPVDSTVRTGSVTGKQILDWLEKELNNVFAKEASERFGGWVIKFKGMKVKFEAFAEKGKRVKEVMVGNSLLDAAKTYSICACERDGDPSDMLCRMRNVRNPQNTAFTLHGTMTEYLKNNSPVSPIPEKNAIILDAPETLLSQVTGVEYEFR; encoded by the coding sequence ATGTCAAAAAACAGAAGAACTTTCCTGCAACAAATTGGTGTGTTGGGAACTGCTGGATTGGTTACAGCTAGTAATACTGCAGCTGCAAATTCTGCAGACCTTGCCAATCCGGTTGAGGAGACTGAAAATACTACCCGCCAAGTAGAGGGAAATGAAATAATAGAACTTACCATTTTACAAACAACGGATGTTCACTGTCAGGTTCATCCTCACGATGAATTATTCTGGGAGAATGGAAAAGCTGTTTTTAGAAAAACCGGAGGTTATGCGCATCTAGCCACTTATCTGTCAAGAGAGAGAAAAGCCAATCCCCACTGTTTCTTAATTGATACTGGAGATATGTTTCAAGGTAGCGAGCTTTCAGTGAAAACGCTTGGGAAAGCCATGGTACCCATTTTGAACGCTTTGAATTATGATTTGTATTTGCCAGGAAATTGGGAAGTGATATACTACAAGAAAGCTATGCAAACTTTATTGGGGTCTTTACATGCTCCTAAAGTATGTGCCAATATGTATCATGATCTTGGAGAAGGGAGGAAAGGGGAGTTGATTTTTCCGCCTTATCATATCTGGCAAGTAAATGGGATTAAGATTGGATTTATTGGTTATACCGATCCATTGGTTCCCATCAGACAATCACCCAATTATAGTAAGGGGATTATTTATGGACAACCCGAGGAGAATTTGGCTTATTATATTGACGTTTTAAGAAACCAGGAACAGTGCGCAGTTGTAATGATTGTTGCGCATCTTGGCTTGTCACAACAAATTCATCTTGCCAATCAACCCGCTTGTGCAGGCGTTGATTATATTCTAGGAGGTGACACCCATGAAAGGGTTAGAATTCCTATCAAATGTAAATATGCAAAAGTAGTAGAGCCCGGAGCTTTTGGTTCTTTTGTCGGGAAACTAAAAATGCGTTTTAAAGCAGGTAAGTTGATTGAAGAAGAATATACATTGGATGAAGTGAACGCCAGTCAGTTTAAAGCTGATAAAAAAATGGTTTCCCTGATTAACCAATACGAAGAACCATTTTCTAATCAGATTCACAAAATTGTAGGTTATAGTAACATCCCTTTATTTCGCTACTTCGTTGTTGAGAACCCAATTGATACAATGATTCTAAATGCATTGCATTGGAAATTACCACAAGTTGATATTGTATTGTCAAATGGCTTCCGCTTTTGTCCACCAAGAACAACCCCTGACGAAACTGGCAATATTCCAATTACAGAAGGATTTATTTATGATATGTTGCCAGTTGACAGTACAGTGAGAACGGGATCAGTTACCGGTAAACAAATATTGGATTGGTTAGAAAAAGAGCTCAATAATGTTTTTGCCAAGGAAGCATCTGAAAGATTTGGTGGCTGGGTAATTAAGTTCAAAGGAATGAAAGTGAAATTTGAAGCATTTGCTGAAAAGGGAAAAAGAGTTAAAGAAGTGATGGTGGGTAATTCGTTGCTGGACGCAGCAAAAACCTATTCTATCTGTGCTTGTGAACGGGACGGTGATCCATCGGATATGTTGTGCAGAATGCGAAATGTTCGTAATCCACAGAATACTGCCTTCACCTTGCACGGTACCATGACTGAATATTTAAAAAATAATTCACCAGTATCCCCGATTCCAGAAAAAAATGCCATCATTTTAGATGCACCTGAAACCTTGCTGTCTCAGGTTACTGGCGTAGAATATGAATTTCGATAA
- a CDS encoding OprD family outer membrane porin, whose protein sequence is MGKRLIAVWAVLLLLQVVVFSQHQEISAKPDMWKAARENLIDTNSILHAFKNGTVNGHFRYFFMTTDNRKGLTDFYANAVGGGLRYETARFKRFQFAVSGFYVFNIGSFDFTRKDPVTNQGSRYEPSLFDITNPANKNNLDRLEELYLKYHLNNATITWGRQLINTPFVNLQDGRMRPTGVEGVWLVTSKEKKTRWEGGLLYAISPRGTVQWYKMGASMGLYSSGVNTDGSKSGYPGNTSVNQVALLGVTRDIGKNTKAQIWDIWVPNVLNAAMLQLEYEFPSRKASENFYAGAQAIKEHALANGGNSDPSKRFIEKGNGSFTFGARLGFKNERWDYSINYNRITKEGRYLLPREWGRDPFFTFMPRERNEGFGDVHALVVRAAYAIPQKRWKLNLSGGYFDMPDINNPVHNKFGMPSFWQLNADVRYAFAGLLQGMDAQLLIVGKINQGNLYNNPKNEINKVNLVLYNFVLNYHF, encoded by the coding sequence ATGGGTAAACGTTTAATAGCCGTTTGGGCAGTTTTGTTGCTGTTGCAGGTAGTTGTATTTTCTCAACATCAGGAGATCTCAGCCAAACCCGATATGTGGAAAGCTGCCAGGGAAAATCTGATAGATACGAATTCTATTTTACATGCATTTAAAAACGGAACAGTGAATGGTCATTTCCGTTATTTTTTCATGACAACAGACAATCGAAAAGGGCTTACCGATTTTTATGCAAATGCAGTAGGTGGTGGGCTTCGTTATGAAACAGCTCGTTTTAAACGCTTTCAGTTTGCAGTTAGTGGATTTTATGTTTTTAATATTGGGTCATTTGATTTTACAAGGAAAGATCCCGTTACCAATCAGGGCAGCCGTTATGAACCCTCCTTATTTGATATAACGAATCCTGCGAATAAAAATAACCTAGATCGGTTAGAAGAACTTTATCTGAAGTATCATTTGAATAATGCAACCATCACATGGGGAAGACAGTTGATTAATACGCCATTTGTTAATCTTCAGGATGGAAGAATGCGCCCAACGGGTGTGGAAGGTGTTTGGCTAGTAACCAGTAAGGAAAAAAAAACCAGATGGGAGGGCGGATTGCTCTATGCTATCTCTCCTAGAGGAACTGTACAATGGTACAAAATGGGAGCTTCTATGGGATTATATTCATCAGGCGTTAATACCGATGGGTCTAAGTCTGGTTATCCTGGTAATACTAGCGTTAATCAAGTTGCGCTATTAGGAGTTACCAGAGATATTGGTAAAAATACAAAGGCGCAGATTTGGGATATTTGGGTGCCCAATGTATTGAATGCAGCAATGTTACAGTTGGAGTATGAATTTCCATCCAGAAAAGCCAGTGAAAATTTTTATGCAGGAGCCCAGGCTATTAAAGAACATGCATTAGCAAATGGAGGCAATTCAGATCCTTCCAAAAGATTTATTGAAAAAGGGAACGGATCATTTACGTTTGGAGCCAGATTGGGATTTAAAAATGAACGATGGGATTATTCCATTAATTATAACCGTATTACAAAAGAAGGCAGGTATTTACTACCAAGAGAGTGGGGGCGGGATCCCTTTTTTACTTTTATGCCAAGAGAAAGAAATGAGGGATTTGGAGATGTACATGCGCTGGTAGTAAGAGCGGCGTATGCAATCCCACAGAAAAGATGGAAACTAAATCTGTCGGGTGGATATTTTGATATGCCAGATATAAATAATCCTGTACATAATAAATTTGGTATGCCCTCATTCTGGCAATTGAATGCAGATGTTCGGTATGCTTTTGCAGGGCTGCTTCAGGGAATGGATGCGCAATTGCTTATTGTAGGTAAAATCAATCAGGGTAATCTGTACAACAACCCTAAAAATGAAATCAATAAAGTTAATTTGGTTCTCTATAACTTTGTTTTGAATTATCATTTTTAA
- a CDS encoding Crp/Fnr family transcriptional regulator — protein MAKTVTPFDSIFEPALVTEMYQFGEVRHFNEGDLIMDYGKYIRYMPLILKGTIKVLRKDENGKELLLYYLSNNESCSMAYSCCVEAKKSEVKAIAEEDVELLAIPHLKLEEWLCKYPSWKNYIMRSFNERFLELLKNIESIAFHKLDERLVAYLREKKEVTGSSVIKASHYLIADELATSRVVISRLLKQLENDGRILLYRNEIKLLKDF, from the coding sequence ATGGCTAAAACCGTAACTCCTTTTGATTCAATTTTTGAACCCGCTTTGGTTACAGAAATGTATCAGTTTGGTGAAGTGAGACATTTCAACGAAGGAGACCTTATTATGGATTACGGAAAATATATCCGTTATATGCCGTTGATTTTGAAAGGTACCATTAAAGTCCTGCGCAAAGATGAGAATGGCAAAGAACTATTGCTGTATTATTTATCCAATAATGAAAGTTGCTCCATGGCTTACAGTTGCTGTGTAGAAGCTAAGAAAAGTGAAGTAAAAGCCATAGCAGAAGAAGATGTTGAGCTTTTAGCGATTCCTCATTTGAAACTAGAAGAGTGGCTATGTAAATATCCCAGTTGGAAAAACTATATCATGCGTAGTTTTAATGAACGTTTTTTAGAATTGCTGAAAAATATTGAATCCATTGCTTTTCACAAACTAGACGAGAGGTTAGTCGCTTATTTAAGAGAGAAAAAGGAAGTTACTGGCTCAAGTGTAATCAAAGCTTCTCATTATTTAATTGCAGATGAACTGGCTACATCTAGAGTGGTGATATCGCGTTTATTAAAGCAACTAGAAAACGATGGCCGTATTTTGCTGTACAGAAATGAAATTAAACTGCTAAAAGACTTTTAA
- the rocD gene encoding ornithine--oxo-acid transaminase, producing the protein MEIAKLSPLTASYLELEEKFGAHNYHPLPVVLEKGEGIYLWDVEGKKYIDFLSGYSAVNQGHCHPKIVQALTNQAQKLTLTSRAFHNNLLGQYEQYITRYFQYDKVLPMNTGVEGGETAIKLARRWAYVKKGVPENKAKIIFAEGNFWGRTLAAISSSTDPSSYHQFGPFMPGFELVPYNDINALEKALQDANVAAFMVEPIQGEAGVVIPDEGYLTKVRALCTQYNVLFIADEIQTGLARTGKMLACDHENVRPDILILGKALSGGALPVSAVLADDFIMMNIKPGEHGSTYGGNPLACAVAMAALDVLKEENLADNAERMGILLRSKIAELNSPFIKTIRGKGLLNAIVINHPNKDAAWELCLLLKDRGLLAKPTHGDKIRFAPPLIINEEEINESVSIIASALAALS; encoded by the coding sequence ATGGAAATCGCGAAACTATCGCCTTTAACGGCGTCGTATTTAGAATTAGAAGAAAAATTTGGTGCACATAATTATCATCCACTACCTGTGGTGTTAGAAAAAGGTGAAGGCATCTACTTATGGGATGTAGAAGGTAAAAAATATATTGATTTTCTGAGTGGCTATTCTGCTGTGAATCAAGGACATTGTCATCCAAAGATTGTTCAGGCACTCACCAATCAGGCGCAGAAACTAACATTAACATCCAGGGCATTTCACAATAATTTACTAGGCCAATACGAGCAATACATAACCCGGTATTTTCAATACGATAAGGTTCTACCCATGAATACCGGAGTAGAGGGTGGAGAGACCGCCATTAAACTAGCTAGAAGATGGGCCTACGTAAAAAAAGGCGTTCCTGAAAATAAAGCCAAAATCATATTTGCAGAAGGCAATTTCTGGGGAAGAACGCTAGCAGCCATTTCATCGTCTACCGACCCCAGTAGTTACCACCAGTTCGGTCCCTTTATGCCGGGATTTGAATTGGTTCCTTACAATGATATCAATGCACTGGAAAAAGCATTGCAGGATGCTAATGTTGCAGCATTTATGGTAGAACCCATACAAGGTGAAGCTGGTGTTGTTATTCCTGACGAAGGCTATTTAACAAAAGTAAGAGCGCTTTGCACTCAATACAATGTATTATTTATTGCTGACGAAATTCAGACTGGTTTAGCCAGAACGGGTAAAATGCTTGCGTGCGATCACGAAAATGTACGCCCCGATATTCTGATATTGGGCAAAGCACTAAGTGGTGGAGCACTCCCCGTTTCAGCTGTTTTAGCTGACGACTTTATAATGATGAATATAAAACCCGGCGAACATGGATCTACTTATGGTGGAAATCCGCTGGCCTGTGCCGTAGCTATGGCTGCACTAGATGTACTAAAAGAAGAAAACTTGGCAGATAATGCGGAAAGAATGGGAATACTATTGCGATCTAAAATAGCCGAACTCAATTCTCCTTTTATTAAAACTATTAGAGGCAAAGGATTACTGAATGCCATTGTAATCAATCACCCGAACAAGGATGCTGCATGGGAACTTTGTTTGTTGTTAAAAGATAGAGGATTATTAGCTAAGCCTACCCATGGAGATAAAATAAGATTTGCCCCTCCGTTAATTATTAATGAAGAAGAGATTAACGAATCGGTTTCCATTATTGCGTCTGCTTTGGCAGCGCTATCTTAG
- a CDS encoding serine hydrolase domain-containing protein — translation MKALRWLLIVLVFVIGVFSAYAVLSNKNYLFKAAYYNFSAIDDYKIFSNEKVVAAPVDKPWPYGTDFNKIKYSDSLNTLLEELKTVGVLLIKKDSLQFEKYWEGYSDSSLSGSFSVAKSITSILIGAAIKEGKIKSVEQPVGDFITEFSKGEKAAVTIKDLLTMSSGTDWNESYWNPFSVTAEAYYGNDLIKTATQVKMKHKPGAIHYYKSGDTQLLGLILEKGTGKKLNEYAAEKLWQPLGATHDALWSTDHENGSTKAYCCFNSNTRDFARIGKFMLDSGKIDGVAVIDSLYWRQSITPCNIRDTKGEACNYYGYQWWIDPQHPEIYYARGILGQYIIMIPSKQIIIVRLAHKASKERVQTVPREVRALINWGLSL, via the coding sequence ATGAAGGCTCTTAGATGGCTGTTAATTGTATTGGTTTTTGTGATTGGTGTTTTTTCTGCATATGCAGTTTTGAGCAATAAGAACTATCTGTTTAAAGCGGCATATTATAACTTTTCTGCTATTGACGATTATAAAATCTTCAGTAATGAAAAAGTGGTGGCTGCTCCAGTTGATAAACCATGGCCTTATGGTACTGATTTTAATAAAATCAAGTATTCGGATAGTCTCAATACATTGCTTGAGGAATTAAAAACGGTGGGCGTTTTACTGATAAAAAAGGATTCACTTCAGTTTGAAAAATATTGGGAAGGGTATAGCGATAGTTCTCTGTCTGGTTCTTTTTCTGTTGCTAAAAGTATAACCAGCATATTGATAGGAGCAGCTATTAAAGAGGGGAAAATAAAATCAGTAGAACAGCCTGTGGGAGATTTTATTACTGAATTTTCCAAGGGAGAAAAAGCGGCTGTTACGATAAAGGATTTGTTGACGATGAGCAGTGGAACCGATTGGAACGAGAGTTACTGGAATCCATTTAGTGTTACCGCAGAAGCCTATTACGGTAACGATTTAATAAAAACGGCTACACAGGTAAAAATGAAGCATAAACCCGGAGCCATTCATTATTATAAAAGCGGAGATACCCAGTTACTGGGTTTGATTCTGGAAAAGGGAACAGGTAAAAAACTCAATGAGTACGCTGCAGAAAAATTATGGCAACCGCTTGGTGCAACACATGATGCTTTATGGAGCACCGATCATGAGAATGGCAGTACCAAAGCGTATTGTTGTTTTAATAGCAATACGAGGGATTTTGCTAGAATTGGCAAGTTTATGTTAGACTCCGGAAAAATTGATGGGGTCGCAGTGATTGACAGCCTCTATTGGAGGCAATCAATCACACCATGTAATATTAGAGATACAAAAGGGGAGGCATGTAATTATTATGGATACCAATGGTGGATAGACCCACAACATCCTGAGATTTATTATGCTCGCGGAATTCTGGGACAGTATATTATAATGATACCATCTAAACAGATAATTATCGTGAGGCTAGCTCATAAAGCTTCAAAAGAAAGGGTTCAAACGGTTCCGCGCGAAGTAAGGGCTTTAATTAACTGGGGGCTAAGTTTGTAA